A window of Rhodopirellula islandica genomic DNA:
GGTGACCTGAATGATCTCCGCCCGGTGATCCGAAATGAATCCGCGGAGTTTCTCCACCGCCAAATCGATTGGCACCGGTGTGACCAAGTGGTAATCGTTGTTCTCGTCCTTCTTGCTGGACGTCAACCAACTGAACCATCCCACCCTGGAACTGGCGTCCTGGTCTTGGTGAATGCCGGTTCCGAGTTGAACCACCCGGTTGCGACCGTTTTCCTTGGCTTTCAACAGAGCCCGGTCCGACCTTGCCAAAATGGTTTCCGCGGCGTCGCCCGTTTGATATTCAGTGACCCCAAAACTGACCGTGACCGATTCCCCGTTGAGTCCGTCCAGCGGAGTGACCTCAATGGCTTGACGAATCTGTTCGGCTCGGCGGGCGGCGGTGGCATTGTCGCTGTTGATGGCCAAGAAAACGAATTCTTCGCCACCATAACGAGCCACCAAGTCTTCGTTGCGAGCGTGACTTTCGAGGATGCGAGCAAACTGCATCAATGCTTCATCGCCGGCCGGGTGACCATGCACATCGTTGACTTGCTTGAAGTGATCAATGTCGCAGATGATCAGACTAAACTTGGTGTTGTTCTTCTTGGCATCGGCAGTGGCCCGCAGCAGACGACTATCGAATTCGGCTCGATTGGCAATGCCAGTCAAAGGATCGCTGGTTGCCTTTTTGTGCAACGACTGAATCTGACTTTGCAACTTGTTCTGGTCCGACATGTCGCGAACGAGGACCAATGCTCCTCCACCATACGAATCGCGAACAGGACTGACCTGCAACAGCACATCTTGCGAGACACCGCCACGAACCAATTTCATGGTTCGCGTGACAGTGGTTTGCAATCGCAAACTATCCGCGACCGGGCAAGAGGTCGTTTCGTCCCCCGATTCATCGACGATTCCCAGTGTGTTGACATCCCAGTGGCGGCCAACCATCGCTTCACTGGCAACGCCGGTCAGGCGTGACAAAGTCTCGTTCCAATACGTGACTTGTCCTTCGCAATCCGTGAAGGCCACCCCGTCCCGAACTTGGTCGCCCAAGGCTTGGTAGAAGGGCATCGCACCGGAAGTCTCACCCTGCAACTTCGCTTCCGTTTGGACAGAAGTTTTTTCCTGAACGACCGTCTGTTCGCTCGCAGCCGTCAGACCAAGGAAATGAGGTGAATTCGCATTGAGCTTCTGCAACCATCGATCCACGACGCTGCTGTGCAACAGTTCCGGACGCCGCTCCAACATCGTTGCGAAATCACGCGTCAGCTCGGGATCGAACTGCGTGCCGCTGCCTCGAAACAATTCTTGCAGAGCTCGTTCGCGACTGAGAGCGGAACGGTAGACTTGGTCCGTTGTCATCGCATCAAAGGCGCCCGCAATGGACATCATCCGGGCTCCCAACGGCAACGCGTCTCCGCGCACATGGTCTTCCTGTCGACGTGAGTCGTACCAGACGCCGCAATACTTCACGATATTCAGCAGGCTCTGATCGGTCGTGCATCCACGCAAGATTTCACATCCCAGCTCGGCACAACAATCCATTGTCAATTGTTCTTCAATGCTGAGCTTGCCAGGCTTGCGCAAAATTCGATCGGGGATGCCGATCTTGCCGATGTCGTGCAGCAAAGCTGCCACTTCGATGCGATCACGAGCTTCATCCGCCAACCCCAAACGCTCGCACCATGCGGAACACGCCAGGGCCACACGCAAGCTGTGAGCTGCAGTGGGTGCATGCTTGGTTCGCAAGGCATAAAACAGCGATGTCGCCATGCCCAAACGAACCATGGCCAAATGATTCTCAAAAGGCCGTGTGTCCTCCACCGAATCGCCAATGTCCCCTTGAGCGATCGCGTCGGCCGCGGAAACAGGTGCCACCACACCGGGAAGCTGTCCGGTCGCTGCCTCGCCCAATCCCATCAACAGCTCGCTCAAACGCGAAGCGGAATGGGCCGCGTCGGGTGGGGCTGTTTCAGGTTGAGCGGGATCGTTGGGAGAAACATCGGAATGTGGCACATCCGCGACAGGCCGTCCTGCGGGGACGGGCACCATCGGTGGCATACTGTGGTTGGCGAGATCGCTGGGCACCATTTGGTCGTTCATAGCCGGCTATTCTGCGAGACATCTGTGTCGTGACGCAAAACCATACGTTCCATTTTGGGCTTGGTTGAAAGTCACCTCCCGAGCTGGAGCAATCGTGCGGGTTTCCGACCGCCACGATGCCGCAAACCCCGCGCAATCCGAACAACCCCATCAAAAAGCCGAAATGGGACTTCCAATCCGCCCCGTTCATGGAACTTGGCCCCCCTTTTTGGCTCCAATGGATCACAGCGAATCGGCGCCTGTTGTGCGCCTCCTATTCGCAATATTCCGCGAAAAACTTGCCACCGAACCCCCGTCCATCTAACATGGTTACGCGGCTTGTGACGGACCCTTAGCCTTCAGTCCTGAGCCCACCGGCTCCATTCATCTCATCTTCCGGACCATCACTGTGAGCCTATCCGACGTCGATCGTCAGCTTCTGCAACGTTGTCTCGACCGGGAACCCCGGGCGTGGCAGGACTTCGTCGATCGATTTGTTGGCCTGGTCGTTCATGTCGTCAATCGGACCGCGATGGGCCGTGGGTTGTCGATGGACGAATCGACTCGCGATGACATGGTGGCGGAAGTGTTCCTGGTCATCATTCGGCACGATTTTGCCGTGCTTCGCCGCTTTCGACGGCAGTGCTCGCTGGCGACGTACCTGACGATTGTTGCCCGCCGCGTTGTCGTTCGACGCCTGACTGCCAAAGCGGCGGTCACCGGCAACCGTGATCCTGCGTCGCTTTCCAACGGGCACACCAACAACGGATCCGCCAACGGTCACGCCGCCCCAACGCAGGTCAACGGCGAATTGCAGCGAATCGAAAATGCAGAAGAAGTCGAGCACCTGCTGCTCCGTCTGGACCCGCGAGAAGCCAGCGTCGTTCGGATGTATCACCTGGAAGGCAAGTCGTACCAAGAGATCAGCCAGGCAGTTGGCGTGAGCGAAAACACGATCGGCCCCATGTTGCACCGGGCGCGCGCCAAAATGGGTCGCGGCTGAGCACCCTCGATCGAGTGAACGACACTCCCGGTTGAAACTGCTAACCTGTTCGATTGTTTTCTTCGAACGATCGCAGTGAGTTCCCGGATGTCGTCGCCCTCTAAATCGACCTCAACCCTCTCCCAGTCCACCGCCCCCGACACCGAAATGGACCAAGCCCATTCGGTCCTTCGATCGGTCTGGGGGTACGATTCATTCCGGCCTCTGCAAGCCGATGCGGTTCAGGATGTCGTCCGAGGACGCGACAGCCTGGTCGTCCTGCCGACCGGCGGCGGGAAATCACTGTGCTATCAAGTCCCCGCGCTCGTGCGAGATGGCATGTCCGTGGTGGTCTCGCCGCTGATCTCTTTGATGAAGGACCAGGTCGACGCGTTGACCGCCAACGGTGTCGCAGCGGCCCTCGTCAACAGCACGCAGTCGATGGATCAAAAACGCGAAACGGCGGACCGGATCCGTCGCGGCGAAATCAAGATCCTGTACTTGGCCCCGGAGCGTTTGCTCACGCCCAAAACGCTCGCCTTTCTTCGCAGCTTACCGATCTCTTTTTTCGCCATCGATGAAGCTCACTGCGTCAGCAACTGGGGGCATGACTTTCGCCCCGAGTATCGCGGGTTGCGAATCCTCAAAGAACAGTTCCCTGCCGCATCGGTGCACGCCTTCACCGCCACCGCCTCCCAACAAGTTCGTGATGATATCACCGAACAATTGCAACTCCACGAACCGCGGGTCTTGGTTGGTAACTTCGACCGCCCCAACCTGACGTACCGGATGCTGCGCAGCGACGGCAAACTGAACCAGATTCAACAGTGCATCCAGCAACATCGCGGTGAATCAGGCGTCGTCTACTGCATCACTCGCAAAGAAGTCGAACAAACCGCCGCCGCATTGGAATCCATGGGCGTCCGGACACTGCCGTACCATGCGGGGCTGGCAGCCGAGATCCGGCAGGCAAACCAAGAAGCGTTCATCCAAGAAAAGGTCGATGTGATCGTCGCGACCGTGGCCTTTGGAATGGGAATTGACAAATCCAACGTGCGGTTTGTCATCCACGCCGGGATGCCCAAATCGATTGAACACTACCAGCAAGAAAGCGGTCGCGCCGGCCGCGATGGGCTCGCCGCTGAATGTGTTCTGATTCACAGTGGTGGCGATTTGATGTCCTGGAAACGCATCCTCGAAAATGGCGACCGCAACAACTTTCAATCCGCCATGGGTTCGGTCGAGGCGATGGCGTCGCTGTGCAACGGAGTGCAATGCAGGCACGCCTCGCTGGTGGAGTACTTTGGCCAAGAATACGATGCCGACAATTGCGATGCCTGCGACGTTTGTCTCGGGGAACTCGACGTCGTGGAGGATCCAATCACACTGGCACAAAAGATCCTGTCGTGTGTGGTCCGTTTGAAAGAACGCTATGGCGTCGCGCACACCGTGAAGGTCCTCACCGGATCAAAAGACCAAAAGGTCATCCAAGCGGGGCACGATCAGCTGAGCACCTACAACCTGCTTTCCAACGAAGGTGCCAACGCGGTTCGCACCTGGATCGAACAACTCATTTCGCAAAACCATTTGATCCGAACCGGCGAGTACCAATCCCTTCGATTGACCGAATCTGGTCGTGCGTTGCTCAAACGTGAAGGCGACGTGACGCTCACCAAGGTGAGCGCAAAAAGCTCGTCTCGCCGCCCTGCCGCCAATGCATCCTGGGAAGGCGTCGACCGTCAATTGTTCGATCACTTGCGTTCTCTCCGCAGCGAAATGGCGTCCGAACGAGGTGTCCCGGCTTACGTCATCTTCGGCGACGCGGTGCTGCGAGAATTGGCTCGCGTGCGTCCCACGTCGATCGACAAACTCACCCACATTCGAGGCATCGGCGATCGCAAACGGGAAGAATTTGGTCAACTGTTCCTGGACTCGATCGATCAATACTGCGAGAAAAACCCACTCGTCAGGGACCAATCCGACAACACGGCCCCAGCGCCGATCAACAAACCGCGAGCGAACACCGCCCCAAACGCGGCGATGGTCCAAGCCTTCCAACTTTTTCGGGACGGGCGATCCGCCTCCGAAGTTGCAGAAAAGATGGGTCGCGCCGAATCGACCGTGAGCAAGTATCTCAGCGATTTCATTCAATCCGAAAACATCACCGATCCAACGCAGTGGGTCCCCAAAGAAGAAGCCGAAGCAATCCGGGCGGCCCTTCTGGCAGCAGAGGACGAACGGCTTCGACCGGTGTTCGAAGCCTTGAATGAAGAGATGTCTTACGAAAAGATCCGCATCGTCGCCACGTGCATGAAGAACGAAATGGCTGACGATGCGGACGATTGACAATCAACTCGTTCAGCTAACTGCCTGGCAAGCAATCAACTGCCAACCGATCCGCTTTTGTCCCAGCGAGTTCGCAGTGCGTCCAACAACACCGCGACCACGATCACCACGCCGGTGATGATTTGCTTGCTGGCATCGGACACACCGACCTGAGCCAGACCGGTCTGCAAGACCTGGATGATCAAAACACCAATGAACGATCGCACCACGTTCCCGCGCCCGCCCATCAGACTGGTGCCGCCAATCACACAGGCCGCGATCGCAGCCAGCTCGATGCCGATCGCCGCATTCGGATCGGCAGTCGACAAACGGGACGTCTGAGCCAACCCGGCCAAGCCGCACATCATGCCGCTGATCGCGAAAATCCCAATGCACAGAGGAGCGGACCGAATCCCCGACATCCGGACCGCTTCCGCGTTGGTACCGATCGCGATGCAGTACCGGCCCCACACCGTTCGCGTCAAAAACAGTTGCCCCAGGATCACGGTTCCAATCGCCGCCATGAAAGCGGGCGAAACGAAGGCGCCGGGCAACGGCTGACCGAACCATTCAATTCGACTGCCGATGTAAATCGATTGGGAATCCGTGACCACCTTGGTTGCTCCTCGAGCAATCTCAAGCATCCCCAGCGTGACGATGAAGGAGGGAATCCCAAAGCCGATCGAGATTGCTCCGTTCACCCCGCCGCCAATGGATGCGACCAACACAGCCACCGGGAGAGCCGCCCAAATCGACCAGTCGTGATTCGCCATCAACACGCCCAACACCGCGGACGAAACCGCCAGCAAAGAACCGACCGACAAATCAATGCCGCCGATGATGAGCACCAGCGTCATCCCAACGACCAGAAACGTCAGGTCGGGAACTTGATTGGCAATCGACACCAACGTCGACCACTGGAAAAAATTCTTGCTGAGCAGCGAAAAGATCGCCACCAGCACCAGCAAAACCGCGACCAAACCAAGGTGCGGTGCCATCTTCCGGAAAGAATCTTGCAAACGACTCATGAGGTGGCCCCGTTGTTTTGTGGGCCAACGGGCGTGGTCACTGCGCCGAGTCGACTTGGCGTGGGACTGGATTCGTGCCCAGCAAACGACGCCTCCAGAATCGCGTCCTCGCTGAAGTCGTCTCGCTCAAACGTCGCCATGATCTTCCCGGCGGACATGACCGCGATCGCATCGCAAGTCTCAAATAGCTCTTCCAAATCACTGCTCACAATCACAATCGTTTTGCCTTGCTTGGCCAATTCCTCAAACAGCTCATAAAGTTTGCCTCGCGCCGCCACATCGATCCCGCGTGACGGTTCATCGAACAGGTACACTTCGGCCCCCCGAGTCAACCACTTGGCCACAGCCACCTTCTGCTGGTTGCCGCCGCTGAGCGTCCCAACCGCCTGTTCCAACGATTGATGCCGCGTTTCCAAAGACCGGTGAATCGACGTCGCCGCATCGACCTCTGCCTTTTCGCGAATCCATCCCTTGTCCGAAAACTTGGTGGCCAGTGCCGCGAGGGACGTGTTGGCTCGAATCGACTGCGACAACAGCAAACCGTTTTGCTTGCGGTCCTCGGTGACCATCGCGAAACCGGCTTGGACGGCTTGGCTGGGGTGGGTGAATCGCACACGTTTTCCTTCGCCCAGCGAAACGTTGCCGGACGTTGCGACCTCCGCGCCGAAGATCGCTCGCAGCAACTCGGTTCGCCCGGAACCCACCAAACCCGCGATCCCAAACCGTTCTCCGCGGCGGACCGAGAACGAAACATCGTCGACCATTCCACACGTCATTCGCTCCACCGACAATCCGATCTGGTCGGTCCGATGACTCACAAACTCGGGTCCCGATTGACTGGAAGACCTGGATTCGTTTTCCTCCGCACTCATCCATGCCACCATCTTCTCACGATTGATTCGCGAAATCGGTTCCGTGGTGACAAGACGCCCGTCGCGGAGCACGCTCACCTGATCTGACAGCTGCTGGACTTCTTCGAGTCGGTGGGAGATGTAAATGATCGCAACGCCTTGTTCACGCATCTGTTTCAGGTGCGTGAACAACTCTTCGGATTCGCTGCCCGAGAGCGCAGCGGTCGGCTCATCGAGAATCAACACGCGAGCATCGCGGGCCAGTGCCGCCGCAATCTCAATCATCTGCTGTTTCCCAACCCCCAGCTTTCCGACAATCGCGTGCGTGTCGACATCGGGCAGACCAAACTGATCCAGAATCTTGCGAGCCGATCGATGCAGTTCGCTCATGCGCAACACGCCCCATCGATTCGGCAACGACGCCAACCGGAGGTTTTCAGCAACCGACAACGTTTCAATCAAATTCAGTTCTTGCTGGACGATCTGAACCCCGCGAGCTTCGGCGTCTTGCTTGGTGCCGGGGCAATAGTCGTCGCCCAAAAGACTCATTTGCCCAGCGGACGCCGGGATCAAACCACTGATGATTTTGCAAAGGGTGCTTTTTCCAGCACCGTTGGCACCGAGCAAGGCGTGCAGATGCCCAGCTTGAAAATCGATCGAGACATCATCCAGCACGGTGACCGTGCCATAGCGTTTGGTCAGTCCGCGAACGGAGAGAGCAACGGTCATGGTTGGCTCAAGATCTCGGCGGTGATCAGATCCACCGGCGTTTCGACATCTTCGATCGACACATCCGATCCGGAGGCTTGACTTTGGATTTGTTCCAGTGCGGCTTCGATCCCAAAAACGGCCAACTGATCACCGTGTTGATCCGCCGTCGCCAGCACTTTGCCGTCTTCAATGGCTTGCCGAATCGCCGAGATATTGTCGAAGCCAACAATCTGCACTTCGCCGGCCCGGCCGGCACCTTTGACCGCAGCGATGGCTCCGAGCGCCATCGAGTCATTCGCCGCCAAAATGCCGCTGATCTCGGGATGCTCACTCAACATGGACGAGGCCACAGTGTTCGCCCGAGACATTTCCCAATCCGCGGATTGGCTGCTGACAATCTCCATGCCCGCTTCCTGCATTGCGGCTTCAAATCCCTTCAATCGCTGTTGAGCGTTGTAGGACGTGCGGATCCCTTCCAGAATCGCGACTTTGTCACCTTTGCGATTCGCGGCCAAGTGATCACCGACTTTCTTCGCCCCGGCCATGTTGTCGGGACCAACAAATGGGATGCTAACGCCTTCTTGTTTCAGCACTTCCACGTCCAAGCGGTTGTCGATGTTGACAACGATGACTCCCGCTTCGATGGCTCGTCGGAGGGCCGGCACCAAAACCTTGGAATCCGCCGGGGCGATCACAATCGCGTCCACGCCGCTGGCAACCATCTCTTCGACCAAAGCGACTTGGCGACTGACATCTCGCTCATCTTTGATCCCGTTAACGACCAAGTCGTATTGATCCGAGTTTTCGGACTGATGCGATTCGGCTCCCTTCGCCATCGTCGAGAAAAACTCATTTGCCAATGACTTCATGATCAAGGCAACTCGAGGTTTGCCGTCTCCATCCGCCTCGCTTTGTGAAGTGGAACTGGAGGAACTGCATCCCGACACAAATAGGACCAGAAGTGCGGCAAGACAGCCAACTCGATTTGCGATTTTGAACATGGTTCAAGTGGTGGTGGGTTTGAAAGAGCGGGGATGATTTCCGATGCAAATGTTGCCGAAAACGTTTGTCCAGGATCTGGCAACGCGGAGTGTCGACGGAGCCAATCGAAACGGATCGCCTCGACAACGAGCGTTCGTGCTCGGTGAAAGAGACACGGAGGGCAGGGAAGCATCAGGCGGGACGGCGGGAACTCGAATCGAACGACGCCGGTGCGATAGCATAGCGACTGCATCGAGGACGGTGGCGGTGACATCCCTCTGGTTTCGTCAGTGGCTGGGAATCTCAGTCCGAGGGAATCTCGACGTCCGGGGGGGGGCGCCAGTGGGGTTGCCCAGTTGCCGGCCGACCATGAAATTGGTCGCTCACTCATTCCATCCTGGAATCCTGTTTCGGATTCTTCCCTTCGCACGCGACCGGCCCGCACATGTTTGCTCTGGATGTCCTATCACGAATCATCCACGTTGGCACCGCGATCACCTTGGTCGGTGGTTCTGCGTTCATGCTGATGGTTTTGCTCCCGTCCGCCAAACTGATCTCCGAGGAAGCCCATCAAACGTTGGCTCAAGCCGTGACGGGGCGATGGAAACGGTTCATTCATGGCGGCATCCTGCTGTTTTTGCTCAGCGGTTTTTACAACTACATGCGAGCGATCCCGAATCACAAAGGGGACGGGCTGTACCACGGTTTGCTGGGCGCGAAGATGCTGCTCGCGTTCGCGATTTTCTTCCTCGCCTCGGCATTGGTGGGTCGCAGCGCCGCCTTCGCCGGCATTCGCGAAAACCGCTCCAAGTGGTTGAAAGTCATCGTTCTGTTCGCCGCCATCATCGTGGGCATCTCCGGTTTTGTGAAAGTTCGCGGGGTCCCCGCAACCTCGAATGAGGTTGCCACCTCTGTCCCCGTCCAAGTTGATCCGGCCGACACCCCGGAACCGCAACCGGCGACCGCTGAGTGAATCGTCTGCGAACGTGGAGGGAACAATTCTTTCGCCCGGGAGAGATCCAGCTTTTGGTTTGGTCCACGGCGTGGTTCTTCTGTTTGCTGGGCGGCTACTACCAACTGCGTCCCCTTCGCGAAGCGGAAGCGTTTGCTCGCGGCAGCGATGAGATTCCGTGGCTGTTCTTGGCGAGCTTCCTGGCAATGCTGGTCGCCTCCCCCATCTACGCCTCCGTCGCCAACCGCGGCCGCGGAATGCGGTTGGTCAGCCGTGTGTATCGATTCTTTGAACTGAACTTGCTCGTCTTTTTTTTCGCGATGCAAGCCAGTGACCCACACGTGGCCGCCTGGGTCGGGCGTTTCTATTTCGTCTGGTTGAGCGTCTTCAATCTGTTTGTGGTTTCGCTGATGTGGAGCGTTTTCACGGACTCGTATCAAAGCGATCAAGCCAAGCGTTTGTTCGGCTTCATCTCGGCGGGAGGAACCATCGGCGGAATCGCGGGGTCGGCCTTTGCATCCTGGCTCTCGCAGCAGGTGGACGTTTCCTATGTCTTGATCGCTGGCATCGTCGCCTTGGAACTGTGCCAACAATGCGGCCACTTTTATGCGAAAACGAAATCCAAGCAGGCCCGAGTGAGTGCGGACACGGACAACGGGATCCCCCAAGAAACCGCCGCCGAAACTCCAGGACTGGCCTCGATGGAAAATGCTGACTCGCCCAACGCGGGTCCAGCCCAAGCCAAGACCTCGATGTGGGTCGGCGTTCGAGCGGTTGGCAAATCACCGTATCTGTTGGGGCTGTGCGTGTTTTTATTGACGCTGCAAGCATGCGCGACCACCGTCTACTGCGAACAAGCGGATTTCATTCGCGAAGCGGGGCTGAACAAGGCTGACCGATTCGCTCTGATGTCCCAGATCAATCTCTGGGTGCTCAGCCTCACGCTCGCGATTCAATTGCTCGGCACCGCTGCCTTGCTGCGTCGTCTCGGCATGGCAATCGTCCTCGGCGTGTTCCCGATGATCTACGTGATCGGGTTCGCCGGATTGGCGTTTTGGCCCAGTCTCCACTGGATCGTCGCGTTGGTTGTCGTCCACCGAGCGGCCAGCTACTCCGTGTTCGCACCCGGAATCCAGGTCCTGTACACGGTGGTGGATCGCCGCACGCTGTATCAAGCCAAAGGTTTTCTGGACACGGCCGTGGTCCGAGGAGGCGACGTCATGTCGGCACAATTGTTCGGGCTCCTGCGTTTCAGTGGCCTGAGTTTGACGGCAATCGCCGCCGGATTCCTGCCTCTCGCGGTCCTGACCGGGTGGTTAGGGATGCGAACCGGCCGCCAGCAGGCAGAAATGCAGCGGCGCGGTCGACCGGCCGGCCATGATTGACCCGCTCGTTGGCCATTCGTAGACT
This region includes:
- a CDS encoding sensor domain-containing diguanylate cyclase/phosphohydrolase, producing the protein MNDQMVPSDLANHSMPPMVPVPAGRPVADVPHSDVSPNDPAQPETAPPDAAHSASRLSELLMGLGEAATGQLPGVVAPVSAADAIAQGDIGDSVEDTRPFENHLAMVRLGMATSLFYALRTKHAPTAAHSLRVALACSAWCERLGLADEARDRIEVAALLHDIGKIGIPDRILRKPGKLSIEEQLTMDCCAELGCEILRGCTTDQSLLNIVKYCGVWYDSRRQEDHVRGDALPLGARMMSIAGAFDAMTTDQVYRSALSRERALQELFRGSGTQFDPELTRDFATMLERRPELLHSSVVDRWLQKLNANSPHFLGLTAASEQTVVQEKTSVQTEAKLQGETSGAMPFYQALGDQVRDGVAFTDCEGQVTYWNETLSRLTGVASEAMVGRHWDVNTLGIVDESGDETTSCPVADSLRLQTTVTRTMKLVRGGVSQDVLLQVSPVRDSYGGGALVLVRDMSDQNKLQSQIQSLHKKATSDPLTGIANRAEFDSRLLRATADAKKNNTKFSLIICDIDHFKQVNDVHGHPAGDEALMQFARILESHARNEDLVARYGGEEFVFLAINSDNATAARRAEQIRQAIEVTPLDGLNGESVTVSFGVTEYQTGDAAETILARSDRALLKAKENGRNRVVQLGTGIHQDQDASSRVGWFSWLTSSKKDENNDYHLVTPVPIDLAVEKLRGFISDHRAEIIQVTGSVVSLRIVSQGGKGRRAADHQMTLHVLIQLSEGRGRRNRNDNTVTQTSMRVTIQPIRNRDRRSRDLQPCVREVLGSLKSYLMAEMVQNSDD
- a CDS encoding RNA polymerase sigma factor; this translates as MSLSDVDRQLLQRCLDREPRAWQDFVDRFVGLVVHVVNRTAMGRGLSMDESTRDDMVAEVFLVIIRHDFAVLRRFRRQCSLATYLTIVARRVVVRRLTAKAAVTGNRDPASLSNGHTNNGSANGHAAPTQVNGELQRIENAEEVEHLLLRLDPREASVVRMYHLEGKSYQEISQAVGVSENTIGPMLHRARAKMGRG
- the recQ gene encoding DNA helicase RecQ — its product is MSSPSKSTSTLSQSTAPDTEMDQAHSVLRSVWGYDSFRPLQADAVQDVVRGRDSLVVLPTGGGKSLCYQVPALVRDGMSVVVSPLISLMKDQVDALTANGVAAALVNSTQSMDQKRETADRIRRGEIKILYLAPERLLTPKTLAFLRSLPISFFAIDEAHCVSNWGHDFRPEYRGLRILKEQFPAASVHAFTATASQQVRDDITEQLQLHEPRVLVGNFDRPNLTYRMLRSDGKLNQIQQCIQQHRGESGVVYCITRKEVEQTAAALESMGVRTLPYHAGLAAEIRQANQEAFIQEKVDVIVATVAFGMGIDKSNVRFVIHAGMPKSIEHYQQESGRAGRDGLAAECVLIHSGGDLMSWKRILENGDRNNFQSAMGSVEAMASLCNGVQCRHASLVEYFGQEYDADNCDACDVCLGELDVVEDPITLAQKILSCVVRLKERYGVAHTVKVLTGSKDQKVIQAGHDQLSTYNLLSNEGANAVRTWIEQLISQNHLIRTGEYQSLRLTESGRALLKREGDVTLTKVSAKSSSRRPAANASWEGVDRQLFDHLRSLRSEMASERGVPAYVIFGDAVLRELARVRPTSIDKLTHIRGIGDRKREEFGQLFLDSIDQYCEKNPLVRDQSDNTAPAPINKPRANTAPNAAMVQAFQLFRDGRSASEVAEKMGRAESTVSKYLSDFIQSENITDPTQWVPKEEAEAIRAALLAAEDERLRPVFEALNEEMSYEKIRIVATCMKNEMADDADD
- a CDS encoding ABC transporter permease, translated to MSRLQDSFRKMAPHLGLVAVLLVLVAIFSLLSKNFFQWSTLVSIANQVPDLTFLVVGMTLVLIIGGIDLSVGSLLAVSSAVLGVLMANHDWSIWAALPVAVLVASIGGGVNGAISIGFGIPSFIVTLGMLEIARGATKVVTDSQSIYIGSRIEWFGQPLPGAFVSPAFMAAIGTVILGQLFLTRTVWGRYCIAIGTNAEAVRMSGIRSAPLCIGIFAISGMMCGLAGLAQTSRLSTADPNAAIGIELAAIAACVIGGTSLMGGRGNVVRSFIGVLIIQVLQTGLAQVGVSDASKQIITGVVIVVAVLLDALRTRWDKSGSVGS
- a CDS encoding sugar ABC transporter ATP-binding protein, which codes for MTVALSVRGLTKRYGTVTVLDDVSIDFQAGHLHALLGANGAGKSTLCKIISGLIPASAGQMSLLGDDYCPGTKQDAEARGVQIVQQELNLIETLSVAENLRLASLPNRWGVLRMSELHRSARKILDQFGLPDVDTHAIVGKLGVGKQQMIEIAAALARDARVLILDEPTAALSGSESEELFTHLKQMREQGVAIIYISHRLEEVQQLSDQVSVLRDGRLVTTEPISRINREKMVAWMSAEENESRSSSQSGPEFVSHRTDQIGLSVERMTCGMVDDVSFSVRRGERFGIAGLVGSGRTELLRAIFGAEVATSGNVSLGEGKRVRFTHPSQAVQAGFAMVTEDRKQNGLLLSQSIRANTSLAALATKFSDKGWIREKAEVDAATSIHRSLETRHQSLEQAVGTLSGGNQQKVAVAKWLTRGAEVYLFDEPSRGIDVAARGKLYELFEELAKQGKTIVIVSSDLEELFETCDAIAVMSAGKIMATFERDDFSEDAILEASFAGHESSPTPSRLGAVTTPVGPQNNGATS
- a CDS encoding sugar ABC transporter substrate-binding protein, with the translated sequence MFKIANRVGCLAALLVLFVSGCSSSSSTSQSEADGDGKPRVALIMKSLANEFFSTMAKGAESHQSENSDQYDLVVNGIKDERDVSRQVALVEEMVASGVDAIVIAPADSKVLVPALRRAIEAGVIVVNIDNRLDVEVLKQEGVSIPFVGPDNMAGAKKVGDHLAANRKGDKVAILEGIRTSYNAQQRLKGFEAAMQEAGMEIVSSQSADWEMSRANTVASSMLSEHPEISGILAANDSMALGAIAAVKGAGRAGEVQIVGFDNISAIRQAIEDGKVLATADQHGDQLAVFGIEAALEQIQSQASGSDVSIEDVETPVDLITAEILSQP
- a CDS encoding NTP/NDP exchange transporter, which translates into the protein MNRLRTWREQFFRPGEIQLLVWSTAWFFCLLGGYYQLRPLREAEAFARGSDEIPWLFLASFLAMLVASPIYASVANRGRGMRLVSRVYRFFELNLLVFFFAMQASDPHVAAWVGRFYFVWLSVFNLFVVSLMWSVFTDSYQSDQAKRLFGFISAGGTIGGIAGSAFASWLSQQVDVSYVLIAGIVALELCQQCGHFYAKTKSKQARVSADTDNGIPQETAAETPGLASMENADSPNAGPAQAKTSMWVGVRAVGKSPYLLGLCVFLLTLQACATTVYCEQADFIREAGLNKADRFALMSQINLWVLSLTLAIQLLGTAALLRRLGMAIVLGVFPMIYVIGFAGLAFWPSLHWIVALVVVHRAASYSVFAPGIQVLYTVVDRRTLYQAKGFLDTAVVRGGDVMSAQLFGLLRFSGLSLTAIAAGFLPLAVLTGWLGMRTGRQQAEMQRRGRPAGHD